A genome region from Variovorax paradoxus includes the following:
- a CDS encoding VWA domain-containing protein, producing MTFLWPQFLWLLAALPLLILLYLWLLRRKKKLAVRYASLSIVREAMGPGQSLRRHIPPLLFLLAMAAMLIAAARPMAVVVLPSNQQTIILAMDVSGSMRAADVQPNRLVAAQEAAKSFIKDLPRNVKVGIVAFAGSAQVAQLPTTNHEDLVTAIDSFQLQRATATGNAIVVSLATLFPDAGLDVEQFSAPSRQRGAAIDQSEKKLKEFTPVAPGSFTSAAVIMLTDGQRTTGVDPLDAAKAAADRGVRIYTVGVGTVDGETIGFEGWSMRVRLDEDTLKAIANKTNAEYFYAGTADDLKKVYNTLSSKLTVEKKETEISALFAMGAAVLTLLSAGLSLLWFNRIL from the coding sequence ATGACCTTTCTCTGGCCTCAATTCCTCTGGCTGCTGGCGGCGCTGCCGCTGCTGATCCTGCTCTACCTGTGGCTGCTGCGCCGCAAGAAGAAGCTGGCGGTGCGCTATGCCAGCCTGTCGATCGTGCGCGAGGCGATGGGCCCCGGGCAGAGCCTGCGGCGGCACATCCCGCCGCTGCTGTTCCTGCTGGCCATGGCCGCGATGCTGATTGCAGCGGCGCGGCCGATGGCGGTGGTGGTGCTGCCGTCGAACCAGCAGACCATCATCCTGGCGATGGACGTGTCGGGCAGCATGCGCGCGGCCGACGTGCAGCCCAACCGGCTCGTGGCCGCGCAGGAAGCGGCCAAGAGCTTCATCAAGGACCTGCCGCGCAACGTGAAGGTGGGCATCGTGGCGTTCGCCGGCAGCGCGCAGGTGGCGCAGTTGCCCACCACCAACCACGAGGACCTGGTGACGGCCATCGACAGCTTCCAGCTGCAGCGCGCCACCGCCACCGGCAATGCCATCGTGGTGTCGCTGGCCACGCTGTTCCCCGACGCAGGGCTGGACGTGGAGCAGTTCAGCGCGCCGAGCCGCCAGCGCGGCGCGGCCATCGACCAGTCGGAGAAGAAGCTCAAGGAATTCACGCCCGTGGCACCCGGTTCGTTCACCTCGGCCGCCGTGATCATGCTGACCGACGGCCAGCGCACCACCGGCGTCGATCCGCTCGACGCAGCCAAGGCCGCGGCCGATCGCGGCGTGCGCATCTACACGGTGGGCGTGGGCACGGTCGACGGCGAGACCATCGGCTTCGAGGGCTGGTCGATGCGCGTGCGGCTCGACGAGGACACGCTCAAGGCCATCGCCAACAAGACCAATGCCGAATACTTCTACGCGGGCACTGCCGACGACCTGAAGAAGGTCTACAACACGCTGAGTTCCAAGCTCACCGTGGAGAAGAAGGAAACCGAGATCTCCGCGCTGTTCGCGATGGGCGCGGCCGTGCTCACGCTGCTGTCGGCGGGGCTGTCGCTGCTGTGGTTCAACCGCATCCTTTAG
- a CDS encoding DUF58 domain-containing protein, with product MKSWWRKAPAAANDERLAAEAAVAGGAERALRRLEWTVIRRLDGLLQGDYRTLMRGAGLDLADLREYQHHDDVRHIDWNVTARLQTPHVRVFTEDREMSAWFVLDLSRSVDFGSGLKAKREISAGFVGVLARLLTRHGNRVGALVYGNDLEAVIPPRSGRRHVLHLLHAMERRADKAGFSPTQKGMTRLDDLLKSAATLMPRRSTVFVVSDFLSEPGWERPLGQLVQRHEVVAVRLFDPLELELPDLGLVPLRDAETGEQLWVDTHDAGFRKRFARLASERETALRAALAKAGVDALELSTNDDLVEAIVRFADLRKRRARMGPAGMKAVAA from the coding sequence ATGAAAAGCTGGTGGCGCAAGGCCCCTGCGGCCGCGAACGACGAACGGCTGGCGGCCGAAGCGGCCGTGGCCGGCGGGGCCGAGCGCGCGCTGCGCCGGCTCGAGTGGACCGTCATCCGCCGGCTCGACGGCCTGCTGCAGGGCGACTACCGCACGCTGATGCGCGGCGCCGGTCTCGACCTGGCCGACCTGCGCGAGTACCAGCACCACGACGACGTGCGCCACATCGACTGGAACGTCACCGCGCGGCTGCAGACGCCGCATGTGCGCGTGTTCACCGAGGACCGCGAGATGTCCGCCTGGTTCGTGCTCGACCTGAGCCGCTCGGTCGACTTCGGCTCGGGCCTGAAGGCCAAGCGCGAGATCTCGGCGGGCTTCGTCGGCGTGCTGGCGCGGCTGCTGACGCGCCATGGCAACCGCGTGGGCGCGCTGGTCTACGGCAACGACCTCGAAGCCGTGATCCCGCCGCGCAGCGGGCGCCGCCATGTGCTGCACCTGCTGCACGCCATGGAAAGGCGCGCCGACAAGGCCGGGTTTTCCCCCACGCAGAAGGGCATGACGCGGCTGGACGACCTGCTGAAGTCGGCGGCCACGCTGATGCCGCGCCGCTCCACCGTGTTCGTGGTGTCCGACTTCCTGAGCGAGCCCGGTTGGGAGCGTCCGCTGGGGCAGCTCGTGCAGCGCCACGAGGTGGTGGCCGTGCGGCTGTTCGATCCGCTCGAGCTCGAGCTTCCCGACCTCGGCCTGGTGCCGCTGCGCGACGCGGAGACCGGCGAGCAGCTGTGGGTGGACACGCACGACGCCGGCTTTCGCAAGCGCTTCGCGCGGCTGGCGTCCGAGCGCGAGACCGCACTGCGCGCGGCGCTCGCCAAGGCCGGCGTCGACGCACTCGAACTCTCGACCAACGACGACCTGGTGGAAGCCATCGTCCGGTTCGCCGACCTGCGCAAGCGCCGCGCGCGCATGGGACCGGCTGGCATGAAGGCGGTGGCAGCATGA
- a CDS encoding AAA family ATPase yields MSTETPSSSFATPAGTAELMEQILYEVKRVVVGQDRFLERVMVAMLAGGHLLVEGVPGLAKTLTIKTLADTVRGHFKRIQFTPDLVPADLVGTRIYNQKTGEFSTSLGPMFANLLLADEINRAPAKVQSALLEVMQERQVTIAGETHKVPRPFLVMATQNPIETEGTYPLPEAQVDRFMMKVLVDYPTDEEEFVIVQRVIGPPVEATAVATTEQLAALQAEARRVYVDPSLIQYAVKLVSATRTPEKHGLKDLRRFITFGASPRASISLTEGARALALLRGRSYALPEDMTALVADVLRHRVTLSYEGLSEGLTPDGLVEKIMRAVPAPPKPLEHEKLVA; encoded by the coding sequence ATGAGCACAGAGACCCCCAGCAGCAGCTTCGCCACCCCCGCCGGCACCGCCGAACTGATGGAGCAGATCCTCTACGAGGTGAAGCGCGTGGTCGTGGGCCAGGACCGGTTCCTGGAGCGCGTGATGGTCGCGATGCTCGCGGGCGGGCACCTGCTGGTCGAAGGCGTTCCGGGTCTGGCGAAGACGCTGACCATCAAGACGCTGGCGGACACGGTGCGCGGCCACTTCAAGCGCATCCAGTTCACGCCCGACCTGGTGCCGGCCGACCTCGTGGGCACGCGCATCTACAACCAGAAGACGGGCGAGTTCAGCACTTCGCTGGGTCCGATGTTCGCCAACCTGCTGTTGGCCGACGAGATCAACCGCGCGCCGGCCAAGGTGCAGAGCGCGCTGCTCGAGGTGATGCAGGAACGCCAGGTGACCATCGCCGGCGAGACGCACAAGGTGCCCCGCCCCTTCCTGGTGATGGCCACGCAGAATCCGATCGAGACCGAGGGCACCTATCCGCTGCCCGAGGCGCAGGTCGACCGCTTCATGATGAAGGTGCTGGTCGACTACCCGACGGACGAGGAAGAGTTCGTGATCGTGCAGCGCGTGATCGGCCCGCCGGTCGAGGCCACGGCGGTCGCCACCACCGAGCAGCTCGCGGCATTGCAGGCCGAGGCGCGGCGCGTGTACGTGGACCCCTCGCTGATCCAGTACGCGGTGAAGCTGGTGTCGGCCACGCGCACGCCCGAGAAGCACGGGCTGAAGGACCTGCGCCGCTTCATCACCTTCGGCGCCAGCCCGCGTGCCAGCATCAGCCTGACGGAAGGCGCGCGGGCCCTGGCGCTGCTGCGCGGCCGCAGCTATGCGCTGCCGGAAGACATGACCGCGCTGGTGGCCGACGTGCTTCGCCATCGCGTGACGCTGTCGTACGAAGGTCTCTCCGAGGGCCTGACGCCCGACGGCCTGGTCGAGAAGATCATGCGTGCCGTTCCGGCGCCGCCCAAGCCGCTCGAACATGAAAAGCTGGTGGCCTGA
- a CDS encoding S1C family serine protease translates to MRRPAFYSRSPRTLPPAADQAADRAEGLASPEAATPAPDTSAKTGWQPGRKSFALLLVLSAALVTGAVLWAPRPGAKALTQKDIDAAVLRTLQTNTLPSPAAKAADIIRPSVVRVVSYGEEKNTPEAKTQKRGRNLAKGKPPEAPNDGGPAGEVERGVGTGVVIVDKGVILTNLHVVAGSDKIKVTFYDGLEAVATITGVQPENDLAVLQAQKVPDDLIPATMRSTADLRSGDQVAAVGFPFGIGPSVSAGVVSGLKRSFRSPEGKQELGNLIQFDAAANPGNSGGPLVNMDGEVLGIVTAILNPTQQRTFIGIGFAVPIENAAAAAGSPPF, encoded by the coding sequence ATGCGCAGGCCCGCCTTCTACAGCCGTTCGCCCCGCACGCTGCCGCCGGCCGCAGACCAGGCGGCCGACCGGGCGGAGGGGCTTGCATCCCCGGAAGCCGCCACTCCTGCACCGGACACGAGCGCGAAAACCGGCTGGCAACCCGGACGCAAGAGCTTCGCGCTGCTCCTCGTGCTGTCGGCCGCGCTGGTCACCGGCGCCGTCCTGTGGGCGCCGCGCCCCGGCGCCAAGGCACTCACCCAGAAGGACATCGACGCGGCCGTGCTGCGCACGCTGCAGACGAACACCCTCCCCTCGCCCGCGGCCAAGGCGGCGGACATCATCCGGCCCTCGGTGGTGCGGGTGGTGAGCTACGGCGAAGAGAAGAACACGCCCGAAGCCAAGACGCAGAAACGCGGGCGCAACCTCGCCAAGGGCAAGCCGCCGGAGGCGCCCAACGACGGCGGACCGGCCGGCGAGGTGGAGCGCGGCGTGGGCACCGGCGTGGTGATCGTCGACAAGGGCGTGATCCTGACCAACCTTCACGTGGTCGCGGGCTCCGACAAGATCAAGGTCACGTTCTACGACGGCCTGGAAGCCGTGGCCACCATCACCGGCGTGCAGCCCGAGAACGACCTCGCGGTGCTGCAGGCGCAGAAGGTGCCCGACGACCTGATTCCCGCCACCATGCGTTCGACCGCTGACCTGCGCTCCGGCGACCAGGTGGCCGCCGTCGGCTTTCCGTTCGGCATCGGGCCGTCGGTGTCGGCGGGCGTGGTGTCGGGCCTGAAGCGTTCGTTCCGCTCGCCCGAGGGCAAGCAGGAACTCGGCAACCTGATCCAGTTCGACGCGGCCGCCAACCCCGGCAACTCGGGCGGGCCGCTCGTCAACATGGACGGCGAGGTGCTGGGCATCGTCACCGCCATCCTGAATCCCACTCAGCAGCGCACCTTCATCGGCATCGGCTTCGCGGTGCCCATCGAGAACGCCGCCGCCGCCGCGGGTTCTCCGCCGTTCTGA
- a CDS encoding TatD family hydrolase: MATFVDTHCHLDAPEFGAEMPVIRRRAAERGVAMCVIPAVAVFNFAAVRELAHAQGDAYALGIHPLCTGEAKDDDLDALDAELTARRDDPRLVAVGEIGLDYFVESLDGPRQERFFHTQLQLARKHGLPVLIHVRRSVDKVLKHLRQTAGGKPWLGIAHAFNGSGQQAQACTDLGLKLGFGGAVTFDRALQLRRLASGLPLGSIVLETDAPDIQPHWLYRTQAQRDAGEPQGRNDPGELSRIAEVMAGLRGIGIDELAEATTRNALETLPRLESLMHVSERPPHRA; encoded by the coding sequence ATGGCTACCTTCGTCGATACCCACTGCCACCTGGACGCGCCCGAATTCGGTGCGGAAATGCCCGTCATCCGCCGCCGCGCCGCCGAACGCGGGGTGGCGATGTGCGTCATTCCCGCGGTGGCGGTCTTCAACTTCGCCGCCGTGCGCGAGCTGGCCCATGCGCAAGGCGATGCCTATGCGCTGGGCATCCATCCGCTGTGCACCGGCGAGGCGAAGGACGACGACCTCGACGCGCTCGACGCCGAGCTCACTGCGCGGCGCGACGACCCGCGGCTGGTGGCGGTCGGCGAGATCGGGCTCGACTATTTCGTCGAAAGCCTCGACGGCCCGCGGCAGGAGCGCTTTTTTCACACTCAGTTGCAACTGGCACGCAAGCACGGGTTACCCGTGCTCATCCATGTGCGGCGCTCGGTCGACAAGGTGCTCAAGCACCTGCGACAGACTGCCGGCGGAAAGCCCTGGCTGGGCATCGCGCATGCATTCAACGGCAGCGGGCAGCAGGCGCAGGCCTGCACCGACCTCGGGCTGAAGCTGGGCTTCGGCGGCGCCGTCACCTTCGACCGTGCATTGCAGTTGCGCCGGCTGGCCAGCGGCCTGCCGCTCGGGTCGATCGTCCTGGAGACCGACGCTCCCGACATCCAGCCGCACTGGCTCTACCGGACGCAGGCACAGCGCGACGCCGGCGAACCGCAGGGCCGCAACGACCCCGGCGAGCTGTCGCGCATCGCCGAGGTCATGGCCGGCCTGCGGGGCATCGGCATCGACGAACTGGCCGAGGCCACCACCCGGAATGCACTCGAAACGCTGCCACGGCTCGAAAGTCTGATGCACGTGTCGGAACGTCCGCCGCATCGCGCGTAG
- a CDS encoding DNA-deoxyinosine glycosylase, whose protein sequence is MNSSAAVLTGLAPVVSPDTSVLILGSFPGVKSLERQQYYAHPQNQFWKILQAVWPDIPQPSGADSYGPRCRWLLDRGLGVWDVYGACEREGSLDSAIRSPVVNDIAGLHLPRLAAIAHNGGESFKHARHTRTLGVPVHSLPSTSPANASWSFERKLAAWREVFAAHHLL, encoded by the coding sequence ATGAATTCCTCCGCCGCCGTGCTCACCGGCCTCGCGCCCGTCGTCTCGCCCGACACGTCGGTGCTCATCCTCGGCAGCTTCCCCGGGGTCAAGTCGCTCGAACGGCAGCAGTACTATGCACACCCCCAAAACCAGTTCTGGAAGATCCTGCAAGCCGTGTGGCCCGACATTCCCCAGCCTTCGGGCGCCGACAGCTACGGCCCGCGCTGCCGATGGCTGCTCGACCGCGGCCTCGGCGTGTGGGACGTGTACGGCGCCTGCGAGCGCGAAGGCAGCCTCGACTCGGCGATCCGTTCGCCGGTGGTGAACGACATCGCGGGGCTGCACCTGCCCAGGCTCGCGGCCATCGCGCACAACGGCGGCGAGAGCTTCAAGCACGCACGCCACACGCGCACCCTCGGGGTGCCCGTTCATTCGCTGCCATCCACCAGCCCCGCCAACGCGTCGTGGAGCTTCGAGCGCAAGCTCGCGGCCTGGCGCGAGGTTTTCGCCGCCCACCACCTCCTCTGA
- a CDS encoding spermidine synthase: protein MASSKTTARPIVLPEVNFSDWGDIRYLHLGTEWVQGSMKLDAPFEIELEYVQRMMAWLLFADGKTVASRHAMQLGLGAATLTKFSRKILRMRTTAIELNPQVVSACRGWFKLPADDAKLRVVIADAAAEIRKPEWHGTVDALQVDLYDHEAAAPVLDSEEFYADCRALLTEDGCMTVNLFGRSSSYERSLEKIAGAFGPAAVWAFKPTREGNTVVLAQRTPSRPKRELLAERAQTIQTRWNLPAPKWLRVFKPMQVSL from the coding sequence ATGGCATCGAGCAAAACAACCGCCAGACCGATCGTCCTCCCCGAAGTCAACTTCTCCGACTGGGGCGACATCCGCTACCTTCACCTGGGCACCGAATGGGTCCAGGGTTCGATGAAGCTCGACGCCCCCTTCGAGATCGAACTCGAGTACGTGCAGCGCATGATGGCCTGGCTGCTGTTCGCCGACGGCAAGACCGTGGCGTCGCGCCACGCCATGCAGCTCGGCCTGGGCGCGGCCACGCTCACCAAGTTCAGCCGCAAGATCCTGCGCATGCGCACCACCGCCATCGAGCTCAACCCGCAGGTGGTGTCGGCCTGCCGCGGCTGGTTCAAGCTGCCGGCCGACGACGCGAAGCTGCGCGTGGTGATCGCCGACGCGGCCGCCGAGATCCGCAAGCCCGAATGGCATGGCACGGTGGACGCGCTGCAGGTCGACCTGTACGACCACGAGGCCGCCGCGCCGGTGCTCGACAGCGAGGAGTTCTATGCCGACTGCCGCGCGCTGCTCACCGAGGACGGCTGCATGACCGTCAACCTGTTCGGCCGTTCGTCGAGCTACGAGCGCAGCCTCGAGAAGATCGCCGGCGCGTTCGGCCCCGCAGCGGTGTGGGCCTTCAAGCCGACGCGTGAAGGCAACACCGTGGTGCTGGCACAGCGCACTCCGAGCCGTCCCAAGCGCGAGCTGCTGGCCGAGCGCGCACAGACGATCCAGACCCGCTGGAACCTGCCCGCGCCGAAGTGGCTGCGCGTGTTCAAGCCCATGCAGGTTTCGTTGTGA
- a CDS encoding sigma-54 dependent transcriptional regulator — protein sequence MPSELHTGHGVDVSGQPLVGASPRFVGMLGQLRRVAASDAPVLVEGETGCGKELAARAVHAWGQRSKGPFVPVNCGALPDHLLEAELFGHERGAFTDAKAARRGLVAEANGGTLFLDEVDALSAKAQVVLLRFAQDQRYRPLGSARELRTDVRLVTATNQPLDMAVEGGRFRADLMYRLKILHVRLPALRERPGDAELLARHFLEAFCAKYGLPGRRFDAATLEWLSGQPWPGNVRELENWVHRELLMADGNTVGHAGPHAMPARGDDPMRWHTSGPANFQDAKAEAVRMFERDYVVNVLRQSGGNVTQAARIAGKERRAFGKLLKKYGIDRRGVTVAN from the coding sequence TTGCCGAGCGAGCTTCACACCGGCCATGGCGTCGATGTGTCGGGCCAGCCCCTCGTCGGCGCGTCGCCCCGCTTCGTCGGCATGCTCGGCCAGCTGCGCCGCGTGGCAGCCAGCGATGCGCCGGTGCTGGTCGAAGGCGAGACCGGCTGCGGCAAGGAGCTCGCCGCGCGCGCGGTGCATGCATGGGGCCAGCGCAGCAAGGGCCCGTTCGTGCCCGTCAACTGCGGCGCCCTGCCCGACCACCTGCTCGAGGCCGAGCTCTTCGGCCATGAACGCGGCGCCTTCACCGATGCCAAGGCCGCGCGGCGCGGCCTCGTGGCCGAAGCCAACGGCGGCACGCTGTTTCTCGATGAGGTCGATGCGCTGAGCGCCAAGGCGCAGGTGGTGCTGCTGCGTTTCGCGCAGGACCAGCGCTACCGGCCGCTCGGCAGCGCGCGCGAGCTGCGCACCGACGTGCGGCTGGTCACCGCCACCAACCAGCCGCTCGACATGGCGGTGGAGGGCGGCCGCTTCCGCGCCGACCTCATGTACCGTCTGAAGATCCTGCATGTTCGCCTGCCCGCGCTGCGCGAGCGTCCGGGCGACGCCGAGCTGCTGGCGCGCCATTTCCTCGAGGCCTTCTGCGCCAAGTACGGCCTGCCGGGCCGCCGCTTCGATGCCGCCACGCTCGAGTGGCTGAGCGGCCAGCCATGGCCCGGCAACGTGCGCGAGCTGGAGAACTGGGTGCACCGCGAACTGCTCATGGCCGACGGCAACACCGTGGGCCACGCCGGCCCGCACGCCATGCCGGCACGCGGCGACGACCCGATGCGCTGGCACACCAGCGGCCCCGCGAACTTCCAGGACGCCAAGGCCGAGGCGGTGCGCATGTTCGAGCGCGACTACGTGGTCAACGTGCTGCGGCAGTCCGGAGGCAACGTCACGCAGGCCGCGCGCATCGCGGGCAAGGAGCGGCGCGCCTTCGGCAAGCTGCTGAAGAAGTACGGCATCGACCGACGCGGCGTGACGGTCGCCAATTGA
- a CDS encoding eCIS core domain-containing protein encodes MRRRARWRRRASSLNSASGRAGRASRSRGTGPSPASKGQAAQASPRSRDMDTASARTAAVPARAAGACACGGTCPQCVAARRGTHLPAAIRTPLERGLGMPLDKVRLHAGDAQAQRAGARAFASEDAVVFGGPAPSTARIGGRFLLAHELAHVAQLRNAGQHRESEGSGRDAGAEREADHTAARFAFGLQPHPVRHRPAAGALLASPLSDSVDAIWLSAADKGRVFDALRMQSPVADADLDRLLERIFAAGSDDLWLARTIVRNGPEPLWPAADFDERRRRQRDHGWAEERGGIGASLLTTAGGRSVDAFFFPGTSDERALVIAGVHGSEQGGIEVAQMLIQTLQNAVLRPYYTVIVVPTLFPDNAATRTREGTTPTNRNFPSPGRGLDAATPASGTPMDAGSPPRAILPENIALMRLIERFRPSRIASVHGSTTRSAAGIFSDAHTVSAAAHARAGGAAGAAALETLAAARTASDQSLALSMARDMTRRGFGRGVQGNHLAGTPTTGWSGAIPGGTSLGGWGPQDITEGRATDRPSMSIITVEVATNTRSTDLRGTAATARAAELASYRDVIQDIFLGPP; translated from the coding sequence ATGCGGCGCCGGGCTCGATGGCGGCGGAGAGCTTCCAGCTTGAATTCCGCTAGCGGGCGCGCAGGACGCGCAAGCCGCAGCCGCGGCACAGGCCCTTCACCGGCATCGAAGGGGCAGGCGGCGCAGGCATCACCGCGCTCGCGGGACATGGACACGGCCAGCGCGCGCACCGCCGCGGTCCCCGCGCGTGCCGCCGGCGCATGTGCCTGCGGTGGCACGTGCCCGCAATGCGTGGCAGCGCGCCGGGGCACGCACTTGCCTGCTGCGATTCGCACACCGCTCGAACGCGGGCTGGGGATGCCTCTGGACAAGGTGCGCCTGCATGCCGGCGACGCGCAGGCGCAGCGCGCGGGCGCTCGCGCGTTCGCCTCGGAAGATGCCGTGGTTTTCGGCGGACCGGCGCCGTCCACCGCGCGCATCGGCGGCCGCTTCCTGCTGGCGCATGAACTCGCGCACGTCGCGCAACTTCGCAACGCGGGACAGCATCGCGAGAGCGAAGGCAGCGGCCGCGACGCCGGCGCGGAACGCGAAGCCGACCACACGGCCGCGCGCTTCGCCTTCGGCCTGCAGCCGCACCCGGTCAGGCACCGTCCCGCAGCCGGCGCACTGCTCGCAAGCCCGCTGTCCGACAGCGTCGACGCGATCTGGCTCTCGGCCGCGGACAAGGGCCGCGTGTTCGACGCGCTGCGCATGCAGTCGCCGGTGGCCGACGCGGACCTCGACCGGCTGCTGGAGCGCATCTTCGCCGCCGGTTCCGACGACCTGTGGCTGGCGCGGACCATCGTGCGCAACGGCCCCGAGCCGCTGTGGCCCGCCGCGGACTTCGACGAGCGCCGGCGACGCCAGCGCGACCACGGCTGGGCGGAGGAACGCGGCGGCATCGGCGCGTCGCTGCTCACCACGGCGGGCGGGCGATCGGTCGATGCGTTCTTCTTCCCCGGCACCAGCGACGAACGGGCACTCGTGATCGCAGGCGTGCACGGCTCGGAGCAAGGCGGCATCGAGGTCGCGCAGATGCTGATCCAGACGCTGCAGAACGCGGTGCTGCGGCCCTACTACACGGTCATCGTCGTGCCCACGCTGTTTCCCGACAACGCCGCCACGCGCACGCGCGAAGGCACGACGCCCACCAACCGCAACTTTCCGAGCCCCGGCCGGGGCCTGGACGCGGCCACGCCCGCGAGCGGGACGCCGATGGACGCAGGCTCGCCGCCGCGCGCGATCCTGCCGGAGAACATCGCGCTGATGCGGCTGATCGAACGCTTCCGGCCGAGCCGCATCGCGAGCGTGCACGGCTCGACCACGCGCAGCGCGGCCGGCATCTTCAGCGACGCGCACACGGTGTCGGCGGCGGCGCACGCGCGGGCCGGCGGCGCCGCGGGCGCGGCAGCGCTCGAGACCCTGGCGGCCGCGCGCACCGCGAGCGACCAGTCCCTGGCGCTCTCGATGGCGCGCGACATGACGCGACGCGGCTTCGGCCGGGGCGTGCAGGGCAACCACCTCGCAGGCACGCCGACCACCGGCTGGAGCGGCGCGATACCGGGCGGCACCTCGCTGGGCGGCTGGGGACCGCAGGACATCACCGAGGGCCGCGCGACCGACCGGCCGTCGATGAGCATCATCACGGTGGAGGTGGCCACCAACACGCGCAGCACCGACCTGCGCGGCACAGCCGCCACGGCACGTGCGGCCGAACTGGCGAGCTACCGCGACGTGATCCAGGACATCTTCCTCGGGCCGCCATGA